Genomic DNA from Chaetodon auriga isolate fChaAug3 chromosome 18, fChaAug3.hap1, whole genome shotgun sequence:
TTAATGTTAGTTCCAGTTGGTCAATACAACAGTGTCAAAAATACCAGCATTTAGAATTTTGTAAGCTTTGTTCCTTCATTACATCCGTGTGCAAGAGAAGTGGTCTACAGTGGTGGTTGGTTCTCTTTGTTGATACAAAGTTATTAGTAGTTTACTGTAGGATGTCAACTTCTTTAATATCCTGCCCCGTccaggctgtgattggttggcTCACAAAAAGTGACATTGACAAGCACGTCGGCTTCAACAAAACCACCCAATATAGCTAAACAGCAGCTGGATCAAGCCAAACCTTGCTTATTTTATTCTTATattgtcttctgtctttgtgctccACCTGTGAAACCTTGAACCGTAACAGCTGAACTGGTATCAGTGAACTCAGTGGACTCAGTgggctgctctctgctctctctgctgctggtgcctTTAGGTTCTCTACACTCTGATGATTGACTGGTAATGATGGCGCCAAATGAATAATTTGTTATGTTACATTTGGCTGCATGAGCCTGAAAGAATTTCAGCCTGTGCACTCACTTGCTTTTCAGGACCACTACTATTTATCCAAATGTTTTCAAATCATCCACTTAACAACCCTATGTGAGTCCTTCTGCTTCCTGGGTACCATAATCGCCACCCAGAACCTCAAGTGGCAGCTGAACATGTCCTTCAGCATAAATGTCTCTGTGTATTACCAAGAAACACTGGACCAGCCCTACCAGCCCCCTTTATGTGCCAAAAGTAGTAATGCAACAGTCCTTAGTATTCACAGTATCTCCGCCTATCATGCGTAAGACTGGGGTTTGATTCCCCAACAGGAAGAGTTGAGTTTTCTACCATCTGCTGATTATTCAGCTAAACAGACAAAAGTAATACAGCAGCATTAAGCATGTCCTTAGGTCCTAGTGAGGATATACTAATTTCCCTAttaacaagcagcagcagttctgtTCATTGTGGACATCAGCCTTTCTCAGCTGTCTGGCCGTGTCAGGGGGCCATAAAACATATTCTGACATTGCAGACAtaacaaaatgcattaaaaatccACCCAAAAACTATAGATACTTTTCATAGAAATGCAGATCATTAGCCACCTCATACATCAGCAAAATATAACTTGAATTCTGCTACCCTCCTCCATGATGTATGTATGCAAACTGAGCTTTTCGAGTTTACATCAAAAACAAGTCCAGGCAGTGAATGAGGGCTGTGGACCAGAATACTGTGGACCCTGCCCGAATATGGCAGTTGTTGTGTATCATCCCAGGCTCACTGCCCCTCCATGGGTAATTTGACTGATTACTGCAGCTACAGCTTGATTTTAATACTCAGAGTAAAGAGTGTTAATGCACCAAAATTTGGGCCAATCCATTACATGTTCAGATATTTTACTGGGTTAGTGGAAACTCTAAATAGGACACTGCATCACTTGCTGGATGCCAGCTGGTCACCATGTGAAACcccaaagtcattaggattcatcctctgggaaccattaATGTCTGGACCATATTTCATGGAAATACGTCaaaatgttgagatatttcagtctgatgGTGGACCGACCACCCTTGCCATTCCTTGCTAAGTATGTATTTGCAGATACAGATTAGTTTGACAGACTACAATTTCCAAGATCAAGAACAAATGTCTGAGCTTGATTATTTTGAAAGTCAGATCCATTCGTCCAGATCCTTTCTACTCAGTCTGTTTGAGATTGGTTAAGACCACAGTCACACCGTTGCTGGATGGCGAGGCCTTATGATCTGCAATTGAAAAAACTTTCTTGGTGTTGTGGGTGCGGACAGAGCCCAGCTCACGTGCCTTCTCCTTACAAGTCAGCACGTGGACCAGTTCTCGCCGAAAGCGCCGGCTGACCATGCAGTAGAGAAGGAAGTTGGTGGTGGAATTAAGGTTCTGCAGCATGTTGGCCAAGTCTCCAGCCACGTTTATGGGGATGCTGTAGTCGTTCCTGTTGAAGTTCTCGTTGTTGTACTTGGTCCTCAGGATGCAGTATGTGACAAAGCGGGGCAGGCTGAGCATGACGAAGGCCACGGAGACGGTgcccagcagcaggatggtccTCCTCAACATGCCCCTGGTGCTCCTCCCATGCATGATGCGACGCTCCTCCTTGGTGAAGAGGTTGCTGGCACGGCACAGATGATACCCGACAAGATAGTTGAAGATGATGACCAACACAATGGGTATTCCCCCTGAGAGGAAGGTGGTTATCCACACTACAACAGTAGAATAAGCCCCATCACGGTAATGACACCTGAGCAGCGTCACATTCTCCCCTGCCACAGTCAAGTTGACAGGTGAGACGATGTTGATCCAGCCCAGCGGCACAGAGACAAGATGTGACACCAGGACGATAGCCACACAGGTCACTTTAGTGACCCAGACCTGGGAGAAGTGCTGCTTAGCCGCCGTGTTACGGAGGACGAGGTAACGCTCAATGGTGAAGACCACCACAATCCAGGAGGAGCTGTAGAGCGATCCATACTGCAGGACTCCCAAGATGCCACACCAGGGGTGAGAGTGCCAGAAGGGCTGCAGTAGCCAGAAGGTAAGGGTCAGATCAATGAGGATCACCCACACCAGGTAGCAGGTGTCCATAATAGCCAGACAGCTCAGGTAAACGATGGCCGTGTCAGACATCCCGCATTTACGGAAGCAGATCATGTAGAATGTGAAGAGGTTGGCTGGAAGACAGGAACACAAAAGCTCAGATGGATATGTGACATTTGCCTGTCTTGTTGTCCTTTCGGTTGTTACCAATGACTTTATAAATGCATTAACTGATCTTGTGTTGGTCTCctgggagcagcaggagaagaagctgaaaacagaggaagattAGCTAATAAGCAAACAGAGGGCGACAGAgggcagcattagcattcattgcAGTTGTATTTTTGGCCACCTTATAAATGTaaatctgctctctgctttgttgaaaacagctgcctgctgccactggaaacaacaacatcaaaacaatAGGCTAAAAGagcataaaacagaatgcagagctgaggggaactgcgCAGTCTCACTATGATTGACCGCTTTCACATTGATATAGACATAGACATTTGATACATCCTTTACAAAACTATATTAATTAGTGCAAACAAAGCATTTCAATGCTTAATAAATCAGCAAtaatctgtttcagtgtgtaaataaAAGGGTCATTTTGGGGTTTGCCAGATGTTAAGCCTAGCTTAGCTCAAAaaagctgctggaaacaggaggaaactgcGAGGCAAGCTctgtcagaaataaaaaaaagtcttttaaCAACATGTTAGCTTGAGGGCGGGACTATTGAGATGCTGTGTATGTCACTGTGCCCATAGGTGGTTTTACCATATGGCATAGGTATGGAGCCTCATCTGCTAAAggtcctttccttttccttccttgtcACTGCAAACAATTGCTTATCTGTAATTAATagttaaaaataaatctgtgtatatgtaaatattggcgtaaaaatgtgtttgtggctacagctgctgtggagtttAGATTGTTTCCAcatctctgtgctgtctgctgaGGTGATGTTTTATTCTACCTTGAAGTGGCACTTACTTCATTTGTGTGGCCTAATATTGCTTGTTGCACCCATCATGGTGTCCATAGCCCTTTTCACTGATGTGTCAATTGTGAGTTTTATCCTCTTTTCTGATGAATTTTACTGAGGCTAACAGAGGAGGGCTGTTTAATCTTTATAAAAGATAATCAAGTGTACACTCAGTCTGCAAAATCTGTCTGTACACAGCAAACATAATTTTGGAATTTACTCTCGGCTTGGACATACTGCAAGGGCTTGATGGCGTGATGTCGTTCCCCTCGTGTTGTTAAATTGACATTTAGTTGTAGCCTAAAGGTGTTCTTTAACTTAACAGTAGCATCATACATCTCCAGATACCCCCCAGCCCCTGACCCACACACATCATTTCAAAAATGTTATGTATACTCAGAGTCGTTTTAACTGACTCTCTACTTTTACGTACATTTTAAACAAGTACTTTCATTTTACTTGAGTATAACGTTCTAGTactctttccatctctgcagACCTGTATATGATTTAGGATTTTTAGTCTCTAGACTCGGCTGATATCATCTAAAGAAAATCATCTATTCGAGCATACAAAAAAATGACGCGCGCAATATTTTAGAGCTAACTCAAGCAGAGCTCAATATAACATCAGGTCATAATCCTACAGAGCAGATTCTCCTGCAAAGATATGCAGCGCGTTCAGATGCAAAACACTGTGAACAGAAACTAACAGCATGAACTGCTAAAGGACTGTGAAAACAATAGAAAATCAGCTCAGAGTACAAAACATTTCCATCTCCAGCTGAAAACGGAGGTTTCCTCCTgataacacacactcagtctttCTGAATGCGCTCACTTATGTGTGAATGCACATCCTGCATGTGTTAATGAGTGTAGTGATGCTTATTGGGTGTTGccatggggtgtgtgtgtgtgtgttggggggatCATAACAGTATACCCACTACAATAAACTAGACTACACGACTGCACTCTCGAACAGCTGACCGATGGTTCACACTGTTTGCCTGTGGTCTCCAAATCACTCAAACCGCCCTTGACTGCACCCAGCAGTTGTTGGTCAAGAATAGCCAAATATcacattcagtgtgtgtctgagacagTGCTGCAGTTTTCTGGAAGTGTTCTACCCAGCTTCCAGTCTCATAACTAAGATATGTGTGCAGGGTTGAAACTGATATCAGTATTATGGGTCTCTTTCTTCAATATGTGGAACAGCGGGCTAACTGCAGGCTTGCTGTAGTCATTCATTAATAAATGGTTATTGGCCTGGATGCTCCGATGGCAGCTGTGGGTCATTGTGTGCAGGGAATTGAAGCATGGTAAGCTAAAAGTGACTGATTAACAATAATAAAGTTATCAGAAACCCGTAAATTGTGCCTGATCGTGCATTGATATCAACCGAATAAGATGACAAGATACGAACCTGGAATACCCATGATGCAAAGGAGCGGGTAGTAAATCTTCTGAACAGTGACGAAGATGGCAACGCCAGATCCCTCCATGGTTCGCTCACCGCCAGGCAAAAAGCTCACATGCTAACACCTGCAATAAAGCTatcagagaggtggaggggaagaggagTGCAGTACACAAACACTGGTGAGGGGCTGTTTGTGAGATATTTAAGTGAATGAATTACTAAAACTGAGGTTTTAAGGCGCTGTGAATTATTAACAATTAGCAACTAAATGActcaaatgtaaaacatgaagTCAGCGAGAAGCACAAATCATCCAAAACCAGGACACATTTgaaacattcattcataaatATTTGGATGTGGATCTACAATTTCAGTCAAATTTACTTTTGGTTTAAATGCTTTCAGGGGCCATTTCATCCATCTCTTCAGCCTTTATCTATTTGTTCAACTGTTTGAACACATGGTTAATAAATAAAGTACTAAAGTAATGTCATTCAGCTCCAAAGTTAAAGTGAGACGTTCAGCTGATGACTCCAGTAAACGCTGGATGATGTTTGCGTTGGGTGGGTCTCACCTGAAAGTCactgaagagaagaaaacagtgtgcaaggttgtgttgtttttcagtctctAACTGCCTGGAAAATTGCTGTTACATAATAACAGCACATAAAGATCCACTTGATCGCACACAGATCCATATAGGTCTCTGTCTGACGCCTGTTTTACTGAGACTTACTTaaataaagaacattttcacTAATTAAGGAAAGCTGAAAATATTCCTTCTTCCTTTTATCCAGTCACATCTGGAAATACAGGTTAAATGATCTACATCGGGGGGTGAAAATATAAGATGTTAATATTAAAATGGATCAAATCTGACGTACCTGGAGTCTACAGGACCTCTGTTCTCTGTAGGTATGAAGGTGTCACACACAAGTGGCTTCTTCCACAGAGGTGAGCACCAGCTGGTTACGTCTCCACAAGGACAACACCATCAATGATACAGTGAGGGATGGGTGAGAGaggtccagctgctgctcctatAAAGCTTGAGGAGGAGGGAGTCACATCACCTGACACCTGGTCTGAACGCTCAGTCGATGCCAATCAGCGACAGCATGAAGTGAAACTACATACAAAACCAAAAGATGGTGAGAAACAGTTTGGGAAAGGAGCTCATCACTGTGAACAGCGCTTGTAGTAACACAGCCATCACCTTATTGATCTGAGCATCAATTCTTTCCTAAGGACACAGGTTTGTGTTTTCCAATGGACAGATgcagctgaagacaaactttACTAGAGAAATAAAAACCACTATAacattttgctttacttcctgtattttcccgcctgtgtgtgattgttttcaCGTGTGCCTCATTAGTTCTCCCTCCTCGGTGTGTTTAAGTCCATGTCTTCCCCTCACTCTTTGCCAGTTGTGTCCAGGTTTCcagtctgtttgtgagtgtttctATTGGATTACCTGTGTGTTTAGACCTGTGCCTTGTTTTTCCAATTCTGTTAGTCCTCCTTCAGTCCCAGCTCCCCAGCCATCAGACCCACTGCCTGCTCGCCTCCTGTCAACTCCAGCGCTTGTGTCGGCTAGTCACTGCTAGTCTCCTGTCAGCTCCATCTCCACCATATGCTAGCATGCAAACACTTGCAAAGCGGCAGTAAACATGACGTATAACTGAGGCCGATGAGACTGTTTTGCAGGTCTCTGGTCCTGAATTTAAGTACTTAAGTcggcaatccatcaaatagttgtTTGGACATTTCTGCCCCACTGTTTAAGACCCTGATTAAGACTTGTGAAAGCTGATGAACTTTGGCACTCTTTTTAGTGTTATCAACTAGACAACCAGAGTTGGTTGTCAAGCTGGGAAAAAGATACAAGCTGAGGACAGAATCAACTGGAcgaagatgaaggagaggatgTGATTTGACCGCAggggagacacagagggacatgAAGCTGCCGTTGAACCGATGAGTTTTGAGGTCATGGCAAATATTAGCCCACACTTTACACCCCCCACCAGTATCGATGCAGAAATCAAACAGCGCAGGACAAACAGAGGCGGGAGACAGAGGCTGATACCAGACAAATACCAGTTTGGAAAACTCTCCTGATGGGAGGTGAGAGACACTTTactgcaacagcaacaacacagcagacacaagGACCTGTCAGACACAGGTGTAATGACATTAATAATGGCAGCATTCCATGTAGGTGTGGCAGCCTGCTCTTGTGCGTGCTGGCTCAGTTCAGGCCGCTGGGACACCGAAATGAAACTATCATGaacttttcctgctgtgacgcTGCAAAATATCACCTATGAGAAAGGCGTTCTTCACAACAACGCGCCACAAGACGACATGGGCCCACTTCATCTGTGACCCGGGCTGGACCAGGTCTGAATTATACTCCTCTGTGCAGCATCCTAAACCTTtgctgtgg
This window encodes:
- the LOC143336718 gene encoding putative G-protein coupled receptor 139; translation: MEGSGVAIFVTVQKIYYPLLCIMGIPANLFTFYMICFRKCGMSDTAIVYLSCLAIMDTCYLVWVILIDLTLTFWLLQPFWHSHPWCGILGVLQYGSLYSSSWIVVVFTIERYLVLRNTAAKQHFSQVWVTKVTCVAIVLVSHLVSVPLGWINIVSPVNLTVAGENVTLLRCHYRDGAYSTVVVWITTFLSGGIPIVLVIIFNYLVGYHLCRASNLFTKEERRIMHGRSTRGMLRRTILLLGTVSVAFVMLSLPRFVTYCILRTKYNNENFNRNDYSIPINVAGDLANMLQNLNSTTNFLLYCMVSRRFRRELVHVLTCKEKARELGSVRTHNTKKVFSIADHKASPSSNGVTVVLTNLKQTE